The nucleotide window CTGATTTAAGTGGAGATATGAAAGGAAAATTAGATGGACACTTAAAATCTAATGACTTCTTTGGTGTAGAGCAACATCCTAAAGCGACTCTAGTATTTACGAGTGTTAAACCTAACGGTAAAAATGCTTATGAAGTTACTGGTGATTTAACCATTAAAGGACATACAAATCCTGTAACATTCGATTTGTCTATTTATGGACAAAAAGCAAATGCCGCTTTAAAAATCGACAGATCTAAATACGATGTTAGATATGGTTCAACCAGCTTTTTTGACGGGTTGAAAGACAAAGCAATTTACGATGAATTTGACATTATCGTAGACCTTGAGTTTTAATTAATAGCGAATTGATTATTGAAAAAACCGTCTCATATTGAGACGGTTTTTTTTTAATTATTATAGGATTCTTTTATATAACTCCATCCAGCCTTTTGTTTAACAGCTAATTCAAAGATTGCATCCGGAACTACATTAACCCCTTCTATAAGATCACTTTTTTGAACATTACGTCTTTTCATTGTACCATTGCATGCGTTTACAGTTACATTTTTTCGCTTGCTTAATTCAATTATACCATCCGTTACGGATGATTTCCCTTTTAAGAGCATATCTAATGCTCCCCCATAAACGACAATTTCAAATTCAGATTCTGGATAGGCCTCAGACATTCCTTTAACGTGTCTAACTGTTGCCTGTTGTGGTTCAACATGGCTGCTAGTTACGTCAAATAATATTTTAACTGGATTATCCTGAGTAAATCCAACTATGCTAAATAAGAAAATTACAACGCTTAAAATAGAGTGTTTCATTTTTTAAAAAATTTATATAATAATTATTCTCCTGCAAAAATATAGGCACATCCTTTTTTCTGTGCTCTTTCTAAAGCCCATACACCGGATGGAACCGATTGAATGCCAGGTAAAAGACCGCTTTTCCAATCTGCATATACATCTTCTGCTTTTAGCCCCATTGGTCCTGCCACAAAGCCACTATAAACGTTTAAGGCCAAATCGCATACGCAAAATAGTGAGCCTCGGGCTTGTAAATCTTTTATTCCTTGAATAATAGGTAATGGCATGTCTTTACCATGTGGTTCGTAAACAGTATTTCTAATGGCAGGTTCTCCGGTATTGTTATCGTTAATATGAAAAAATTCTCCCA belongs to Aegicerativicinus sediminis and includes:
- a CDS encoding YceI family protein yields the protein MIAKSLTLTGIFAFATFTSPTIETVEKEVNIEQSQVVWKGYKVTGSHQGTVDLSSGKLVFDGDNLVGGTFTIDMASLESTDLSGDMKGKLDGHLKSNDFFGVEQHPKATLVFTSVKPNGKNAYEVTGDLTIKGHTNPVTFDLSIYGQKANAALKIDRSKYDVRYGSTSFFDGLKDKAIYDEFDIIVDLEF
- a CDS encoding DsrE family protein, with protein sequence MKHSILSVVIFLFSIVGFTQDNPVKILFDVTSSHVEPQQATVRHVKGMSEAYPESEFEIVVYGGALDMLLKGKSSVTDGIIELSKRKNVTVNACNGTMKRRNVQKSDLIEGVNVVPDAIFELAVKQKAGWSYIKESYNN